The Triticum aestivum cultivar Chinese Spring chromosome 6D, IWGSC CS RefSeq v2.1, whole genome shotgun sequence genomic sequence cggcagcagcagcagcacaaggccGCCGTGGTCGCGCTCTTCCTGCTGTCCGCCCTCGTGGCCGCGCCCGCCGTTGCTGCTTCCAGGCCCGAATCCGGCGGCTACGCACCCGCCACGCCCTCCGAGGCCGCGACGCCGGCCGAGCCCGCCGCCAGCACGCCCTCCAAGAAGGCGGCAGGCTACACTGACTCTACGCCGGCCGAGTCCTCAGCCAGCACGCCCGCCGAGGCGGCGACGCCCGCCAAGAAGGCGGGAGGCTACACTGACTCTACACTGGCCGACTCCTCAGCCAGCACGCCCATCGAGGCGGCGACGCCGACCAAGGCCGCCGCCAGCACGCCCGCTGAGGGGGGGACGCCGACCGAGGCCGCCGCCAGCGCGCCCGCCGAGGCGGGGACGCCGACCGAGGCCGCCGCCAGCACTCCCGCTGAGGGGGGAACGCCCGACAAGGCCGCGGCGGGCTACACTGACACTACGCCGGCCGAGCAGCCCGCCGCCGATGGCACTAAGGTCAAGGTGCCGCCCGGGGAGGGGAAGGCGACGACGCCCGAGCAGAAGTTCATCGAGAAGGTGAACCAAGCGTTCAAGAAGGCTCTGGACGCGGCCAACGCGGCGGCGCCCGACGACAAGTTTTCGGTGTTCGACGCCGCCTTCAACAGGGAGATCAAGCAGTGCCTCGCCGGCATGAGTGCCAAATTCATCTCCATGATCGACCGCGCCTTCAAGATAGCGTACaactccgccgtcgccgccaccaacGCGCAGGAAAAGTTCTCCTGCTTGGTGCTCACCCTCACGGAGGCCCTCCGCTTCATTGCCGCCACCCTGGACGCCCACGCCATCAAGCCAGCAATCGAGGAGGTGGTTGCCGGAGGCATGAAGGCCGCGGACGGCGCGACGCAGGTCATCAAGAAGCTCGACACGATCATCAAGGCAGCCTCCGCTGCTGCCAAAGAAGCTCCGAAAGCCGACAGGATCCTCGTGTTCCAAGCCGCCCTCAACAAGGCCATCAAGGAGCAGATGGGCCCCGGCTACGACGGGAGCAAGACGACCTCCGATCTCGACGCGGCGTTCAAAAAGGCCGTCGAATCCGCCGCCACCTCCAAGCCGGAGGCTAAGGACACCGACGTGGCGGACGCCTTGGCGAAGTCCATCACCACCATTGCCAATGCCACCAAGGATGGCGCCGAAACTGCTGCCGCGCCCGCCGCAGAAGCCGGTACCAAGACTGCAGCTGCCGACGCCGGCTACAAGGCCGCCGACAAATCCGCTGCCGAGCCCGCTGCCGCGCCAGCTGCCGAAGCCGCCGACAAATCCGCTGCCGAGCCCGCTGCCGTGCCAGCTGCCGAAGCCGCCGACAAATCCGCTGCCGAGCCCGCTGCCGCGCCAGCTGCCGAAGCCGCAACCGCGCCCGCTGCCGAAGCCGCTACCAAGCCCGCGGCTGATGAATCCGGTTAcaaggccaaggccaaggccaaggccaaggccgAAGCCGCTCCCGAGCCCGCAGCAGAATCCGCTACCAAGTCCGCTGCCAAGCCCGCAGCCGATGCCCCTGCCGAGCCCGCTGCGGAAGCGGCTACCAAGCCCGCAGATGGCAAATCTGGCTACAAGGCCGCCGCCGATGCCGCGACCAAACCTGCTGCCGCAGGCGGCTACAATCTGTGAGCTGCTGGCGCAAGCTAGCTTTTCCCTTTCCATTCGTCCACGCATTTAGCCGCGCGATCGACACAGTGCCATTGCTTTAATAATTCCTTTTTGTAATTTTTGTCTAGCATTTATGTGATGGTGCATTGCATGGATGGATAACATGCAATCCCCATGATAAGTCAGGTTAAGTCCCTGTCAGCCGTGATAAATCTTCAGTTATGCTAATTTATAGTGGACTGGCTTTTTTTCAGCCGCATTCAAAAGAGTTTTGTCACTAGCTTATGTCTTTGGTCTATTTCAGTCCCAATTGTTCCCTAATTAGtacccctccgtcccataatgtaagacattttttgacactacgtcttaactagtgtcaaaaaacgtcttacattatgggacggagggagtagtttctaaTCTTGGCTCAAATGGTTTAACTGAAAAGCTCCATTGTTGCATTGGGAATGAACCATGTTCTAGTTATATGGAACAAAAAATTTCCTCGGGTCAGTTAATAACGTAACAATCTTGCCTAGTACAAATGAGTGAGAAGCCTCATGGGATTCTTCTCGGGTCCGATATCAGCAACACCATCCAACCGTGTCACAAGggcacgagtgccatgatttcatatctgaacctattatactTTCATGAATATAAGTGAGTTTGGATCCTAGCTTGGAAGTTGTatgcacctactatgtgttatgatccgcagaCCCCAAAGTGACAACAATTGGGACTAACTatccggtgatgactgtagtatgaggagttcatgtattcgttgagtgttaatgctttgttccggttctctattaaaagaatgccttaatatcccctagatttcttatggaccccgctgccacgggagggtaggataaaagatgttatgcaagttcttattataagcacgtatgactacatactaaatacatgcttacattgaattgatgaattagagctattgTGTATTGCTCTAGGTTATGAatgctatatgatgaatatcatccaacacaaacaTACATCATTGttccaatgcctacgcttttctcatattgatctttgctgagTTACTGTTTTTGCTGCTGCTGTTACAGTCACTACAAAACTACTATTGTTACTGTTACTACTACCAAAACCAtcaaactactgtgctactaaatactttgttgcagagaTATTATTTTTCAGGTATGGTGAATTCACAACTCAACTACTAAGGCTCATAAACATTCCttgactccccttgtgttgaatcaattaATTGGGTGAAATACTAGCCTCGAAGACTgtcgtgatcccctatacttgtgggttatcaattattTCGTCTATTAGGAGGTGGGGATGGGAGAAAAGCATCCCCATGGTGATATTTACTGAACTAATTTATTCCCCATTGGGTACAATGGAGATGGGGACGATATCCTATTCCCCAGTCCGAATACCCATCTGGGACCTGGTTTTTAACTGTGACACTGCGGTCAACCTTAAAATACTCACAAACAAACTTGCGAAAACGAAAAATGCCCTGAAGAAAACCTTAAACTATCCCACATCCTCACTTCAGCTGCCACCTTGACCAAGAAGTCAGTACGTCCTAGATCGACATTAGTAGGGCAAGGACAACACCATTTATATATGTTAATTATAGggtgtctgttggaaatatgccctagaggcaataataaatggttattattatatttctttgttcatgataattgtctattgttcatgctataattgtattgtccggaaatcgtaatacatgtgtgaatacatagaccacaacgtgtccctagtaagcctctagttgactagctcgttgatcaacagatagtcatggtttcctgactatggacattggatgtcattgataacgggatcacatcattaggagaatgatgtgatggacaagacccaatcctaagcatagcataaaagatcgtgtagtttcgtttgctagaagcttttccaatgtcaagtatcttttccttagaccatgagatcgtgcaactcccggatatcgtaggagtgctttgggtgtgccaaacgtcacaacgtaactgggtgactataaaggtgcactacgggtatttccgaaagtgtctgttgggttggcacggatcgagactgggatttgtcactccgtgtgacggagaggtatctctgggcccactcggtaatgcatcgtcataatgagctcaatgtgactaaggcgttagtcacgggatcatgcattgcggtacgagtaaagagacttgccggtaatgagattgaacaaggtattgggataccgacgatcgaat encodes the following:
- the LOC123141078 gene encoding major pollen allergen Lol p 5b is translated as MAPQRQQQQHKAAVVALFLLSALVAAPAVAASRPESGGYAPATPSEAATPAEPAASTPSKKAAGYTDSTPAESSASTPAEAATPAKKAGGYTDSTLADSSASTPIEAATPTKAAASTPAEGGTPTEAAASAPAEAGTPTEAAASTPAEGGTPDKAAAGYTDTTPAEQPAADGTKVKVPPGEGKATTPEQKFIEKVNQAFKKALDAANAAAPDDKFSVFDAAFNREIKQCLAGMSAKFISMIDRAFKIAYNSAVAATNAQEKFSCLVLTLTEALRFIAATLDAHAIKPAIEEVVAGGMKAADGATQVIKKLDTIIKAASAAAKEAPKADRILVFQAALNKAIKEQMGPGYDGSKTTSDLDAAFKKAVESAATSKPEAKDTDVADALAKSITTIANATKDGAETAAAPAAEAGTKTAAADAGYKAADKSAAEPAAAPAAEAADKSAAEPAAVPAAEAADKSAAEPAAAPAAEAATAPAAEAATKPAADESGYKAKAKAKAKAEAAPEPAAESATKSAAKPAADAPAEPAAEAATKPADGKSGYKAAADAATKPAAAGGYNL